One segment of Macrobrachium rosenbergii isolate ZJJX-2024 chromosome 25, ASM4041242v1, whole genome shotgun sequence DNA contains the following:
- the LOC136852166 gene encoding coiled-coil domain-containing protein 174-like: protein MDVSVKAEQWRCERKDYLDLAKVFSTDLASAATFAVPIPIKELNSLVGLRAELHKKRVEASKHGAVQKGSTRKKDQKPSKSNSFNYHNAGVAIRDIKDKLQEKEEAQSDEKVRSMLEKKAQLYEKLHGGTEALEDDELNEKYLVNFQRKIVDEVKERKRIRETEEKIKAEQQEWEELNPEDYKPKGKDEEWVEYTDVLGRTRECMRKDLPTMVEQDKNLLGEDEEARQHGTGYMKFSTDEKERKAQMDMLKEMRRATRSEHTKKSQRPKTKASEGRGLERCASIQRNEVWLLVQQPCVSHMVPEVLKDSTGGDRMQIHEQTCPKQHGHKTLEYNTVTIDTTNTDEDPCPIYVLSINNVKNKEFIKDCDDDDRLKTPPASDDDDDDTLEPPVSSSPQDKVASNNEKEDNHLGVKKHKTKASTSEDFEKEGMKREERKSEFAPPSTYEYYGPSSSSHKKRFKPNYKSTEEAVAKGLSNLRKMTDI, encoded by the exons ATGGATGTGTCAGTAAAAGCTGAACAATGGAGGTGTGAAAGAAAG GACTACTTAGATTTGGCTAAGGTCTTCTCTACAGATCTTGCATCTGCTGCTACTTTTGCTGTTCCCATTCCAATTAAGGAGCTGAATTCT CTTGTCGGGTTACGGGCAGAACTACACAAGAAGCGTGTAGAGGCTAGTAAACATGGAGCTGTTCAAAAGGGGTCAACCAGAAAAAAGGACCAAAAACCCAGCAAGTCAAATTCATTTAATTACCACAATGCAGGTGTTGCAATTAGAGATATCAAAGACAAActgcaagaaaaagaagaggctCAAAGCGATGAAAAAGTCAG gtctatgttagaaaagaaGGCACAACTATATGAGAAGCTGCATGGTGGCACTGAGGCGCTGGAAGATGATGagcttaatgaaaaatatttagttaattttcAG AGGAAAATTGTAGATgaagtaaaggaaagaaaaagaattcggGAGACTGAGGAAAAGATAAAAGCTGAGCAACAGGAATGGGAAGAGCTGAACCCAGAAGATTATAAACCAAAAGGAAAGGATGAAGAATG GGTTGAGTACACTGATGTATTGGGTAGGACACGAGAGTGCATGAGGAAGGATTTGCCCACCATGGTAGAGCAAGACAAAAATTTGCTAGGAGAAGACGAA gAGGCCCGGCAACATGGCACAGGTTATATGAAATTCTCGACAgatgagaaggaaaggaaagcacAGATGGATATGCTGAAAGAGATGCGAAGAGCCACGAGATCAGAACACACCAAGAAGAGCCAGAGGCCAAAGACAAAAGCTTCTGAAGGCCGCGGTTTAGAAAGGTGCGCCAGC ATTCAAAGAAATGAGGTTTGGCTACTGGTCCAACAGCCCTGTGTCAGTCACATGGTCCCTGAGGTCCTGAAAG ATAGCACTGGAGGAGACAGAATGCAAATCCATGAACAGACTTGTCCAAAGCAACATGGGCACAAGACTTTGGAGTACAACACTGTTACCATTGATACAACAAATACAGATGAGGATCCATGTCCA atatatgttttgtcaataaataatgttaagaataaagagtttataaaggattgtgatg ATGATGATAGGCTGAAAACTCCACCAgcatcagatgatgatgatgacgacacaCTCGAACCACCTGTTTCTTCTAGCCCACAAGACAAGGTGGCatctaataatgaaaaagaagacaACCATCTTGGTGTAAAAAAACACAAG ACAAAAGCTTCGACAAGTGAAGATTTCGAAAAAGAGGGCatgaaaagggaagagagaaagagtgagtttgcccCTCCATCAACTTATGAATACTATGGACCATCTTCATCCAGTCACAAGAAGCGTTTTAAACCTAATTATAAGTCAACGGAAGAAGCTGTTGCCAAAGGTTTATCTAATTTAAGGAAAATGACTGATATCTGa